CGAGATAAATGTCGTCCAAGGTCGGGTTCCCGGTTTTCGAAAGGTCGCGCGCCGATGTGGCCCCGGCGCGGGGGCCGGGTCAACGCTCGACATGGGCTTCGCGCGCGCTAAAGACTGCCGCCGATGGAAACGCGCGCGCCTCTGGTCCTGCTCGACGATGCTCGGGAAAGCGGGGCGCGGGAAGACGGGCCGCGAGAAGAGGGGGCGGCCGACGCGCTTCTCTACGAGAACCCGCGCGAGATTTTCGTCGCGCGACGCCCGGCCGAGGTCGCCGCGGTGCTCGAGGCGGCCGATGCGGCGCGGCGCGAGAGCGGTGGCACGCTGGCGGGATATATCGCCTACGAGGCGGGGCTGGCGCTCGAACCTCGGCTGGCGCCGTTGGCCGATGCGCGCAGCGGCGCGGCAGGGCCGCTGGTGTGGCTCGGCCTGTTCGACGACCCCACGCGCATCGCCGCCGCGGACATTCCCGACTGGCTCGCCGCGCGGCAGCGGGGCACGGCGTCGCTCGGCCCGCTCGACCCGCAGGTTTCGCCCGGCGCCTACGAGGCGATGTTCGCCGAGTTGCAGGAAGCGGTCCGCGCGGGCGACATCTATCAGGCCAATCTCACCTTCCCGCTCGCCGGGGGCTTCACCGGCGATCCGGTGGCGCTCTACGCCGCGCTGCGCCCGGCGGCGAAAGCAGGCTATGGCGGGCTGGTGTTCGACGGATCGCACTGGCTGCTGAGCCTTTCGCCCGAGCTTTTCGTCTCGCTCAAGGGCCGCGCGGCGAAGACCAAGCCGATGAAGGGCACCCGGCCGCGCAGTGCCGATGCCGCCACCGACACCGCGCTGAGGGACGATCTCGCCGGCTCCGCCAAGGACAAGGCGGAGAACCTGATGATCGTCGACCTGCTGCGCAACGATCTGGCGCGCGTGGCCGAGCCGGGCAGCGTGCGGGTGGACGAGCCTTTCGCCATCGAGAGCTATCCCACGGTGCACCAGATGGTCAGCACCGTGCGTGCCGACCTTGCCGAAGGGCACGGCGCGATCGATCTGGTGCGCGCGCTGTTCCCCTGCGGATCGGTCACCGGGGCGCCCAAGATCCGCGCGATGGAGCTGATCGACAAGGTCGAGCGCGATTCACGCGGTCCCTATTGCGGAGCCATCGGGCGGATCGGCGTCGATGGAGAAGCCGCCTTCAACGTCGCCATCCGCACCCTGCGCCTGACCGAGATCGAGAACGGTCGGGGTAAGGCGGTGCTGGGCGTGGGCGGCGCTATCGTCGCCGACAGCGATGCGCGGACCGAATGGCGTGAGGCGCTGCTGAAGGGCGGCTTCGTCCGCGCCGCTCCCGGCTTTGCTGCGAGCGGCTGCGACCTGATCGAAACCATGCGCTTCGATCCGGATGGCGGGATCGCCCGGCTCGAACTGCATCTGGCGCGCATACGGGACAGCGCCACCACGCTCGGTTTCGCCTTCGACCGGCACGAGGCGCGCAATTGCCTCCATGCGCTGTGCTTCGATCTCGAACAACCGATGGTGGTGCGCCTACTCGTTTCTCGCGGTGGGGCAATCGCGCTGGAAGCGAAGCGTCTGCCCGATCACTGGCCCGATCCCGCCGGGGCGATCGCCTTGCCGCTGCCCGTCGATCCAGGCGACGTGCGCCTGCGACACAAGACCTCCGACCGCGGCTTTTACGATGATGCCCACGACGTCGCACTGTCGGAAGGCGCCGCCGAGGCGATCCTCGTGCGCGACGATGGTCTAGTGACCGAAGGCGCGATTTCCAATATCTTCCTGCGTGGGGCGGACGGCGTGCTGCTGACCCCGCCCGCCACGCTCGGCCTGTTGCCCGGCGTGCTACGCCGGTCCCTCCTCGAAAGCGGCGAAGCGCGCGAGGCGGAGCTGACGCTGGACGATCTGGCCGAGGGCTTCCTGCTCGGCAATTCGGTGCGCGGGCTCCATCCGGCAAGGCTCAAACGATGACGACACCTGAAATCCTGTTCGAAGACGGCGAGACGCTGGTGATCGACAAGCCCGCCGGCCTGCCGATCGAGCGCCCGCGCAAGGGCGGGCACAGCCTCGAGGATCATCTCGAGGCGCTGAAGCTCGGCTTCCAGCGGCCTCCCGTGCCGGTCCACCGGCTCGATACCGATACCAGCGGCTGCCTGCTGCTGGCGCGCAATCCCAAGGCATTGAAGCGCTTCAACCGCGCCTTCGAGGATCGGCTGGTCGGCAAGACCTATCTCGGCGTGCTCGACGGCCTGCCGCAAGGCGAGGAGGGGACGATCGAACTCTCGCTCGCCAAGATCAGCAGCGCGGAGAAGGGCTGGCGGATGATCGCGGCGAAGAAGGGCAAGCCCGCGATCACCCATTGGCGCGTGCTCGCGACGCAGAATGGCAAGGCGCTGATCGAATTCGGCCCCGAGACCGGCCGCACTCACCAGATCCGCATCCATGCCCTGGCCGGACTGGGCGCGCCGCTGCTGGGCGATCCGGTCTACGGACGGGTCCACGGCAAGAGTTCGGGCGCGGCGCGCACCATGCTTCACGCCGCCGCGCTGTCGATCCCGCGCGAAGGCAAGCCGCCGGTCAATGCCACCGCACCCTTCCCCGCCGATTTCGCCGCCCTCGGCTTTGCCGATCCGGTCGGCTGATGGGCGGGATCGCCGAGCGTGCGCTGGCGATCGCCGAGGAGAA
The genomic region above belongs to Qipengyuania spongiae and contains:
- a CDS encoding RluA family pseudouridine synthase, producing MTTPEILFEDGETLVIDKPAGLPIERPRKGGHSLEDHLEALKLGFQRPPVPVHRLDTDTSGCLLLARNPKALKRFNRAFEDRLVGKTYLGVLDGLPQGEEGTIELSLAKISSAEKGWRMIAAKKGKPAITHWRVLATQNGKALIEFGPETGRTHQIRIHALAGLGAPLLGDPVYGRVHGKSSGAARTMLHAAALSIPREGKPPVNATAPFPADFAALGFADPVG
- the pabB gene encoding aminodeoxychorismate synthase component I, yielding METRAPLVLLDDARESGAREDGPREEGAADALLYENPREIFVARRPAEVAAVLEAADAARRESGGTLAGYIAYEAGLALEPRLAPLADARSGAAGPLVWLGLFDDPTRIAAADIPDWLAARQRGTASLGPLDPQVSPGAYEAMFAELQEAVRAGDIYQANLTFPLAGGFTGDPVALYAALRPAAKAGYGGLVFDGSHWLLSLSPELFVSLKGRAAKTKPMKGTRPRSADAATDTALRDDLAGSAKDKAENLMIVDLLRNDLARVAEPGSVRVDEPFAIESYPTVHQMVSTVRADLAEGHGAIDLVRALFPCGSVTGAPKIRAMELIDKVERDSRGPYCGAIGRIGVDGEAAFNVAIRTLRLTEIENGRGKAVLGVGGAIVADSDARTEWREALLKGGFVRAAPGFAASGCDLIETMRFDPDGGIARLELHLARIRDSATTLGFAFDRHEARNCLHALCFDLEQPMVVRLLVSRGGAIALEAKRLPDHWPDPAGAIALPLPVDPGDVRLRHKTSDRGFYDDAHDVALSEGAAEAILVRDDGLVTEGAISNIFLRGADGVLLTPPATLGLLPGVLRRSLLESGEAREAELTLDDLAEGFLLGNSVRGLHPARLKR